TCACTCCGCTGCGGATGTTCGCCGACCGCAACCGCTCCGGCACGTACGTGATCATGCTGAGCCTGGCCGCGGCGATGTTCGGCATGTTCTTCTTCATCGTCCTGTTCGCACAGAATGTCCTCAACTACACGCCGATCGAGGCGGGCCTCGCCTTCCTGCCCGTGACGGCCGCGATCATCGTCGGTGCGGGCCTGTCGCAGCGGCTGCTTCCGGTCCTCGGCCCCAAGCCCTTCATGATGACCGGCGCGACCTTCGTCCTGCTCGGCCTCGGCTGGCAGACGTTCGTCTCCCCCGACAGCTCGTACGTGGGTGGGGTGCTCGGCCCGATGCTGCTGTTCGGCATCGGGATGGGGCTCAACTTCGTGACGCTCACCCTGACCGCCGTCTCCGGAGTCGCCCAGCACGAGGCGGGCGCGGCGTCCGGGCTGCTCAACGCGATGCAGCAGGTGGGAGGTTCGCTCGGCCTCTCCATTCTGACGACCGTCTTCGGTACGGCCAGCAGGAACGAGGCCAAGGACCAGATCCCCTCCTTCATGGCGCAGGCCACGCCCGAGCAGAAGGCGGAGTTCGCCAAGACCCATCAGCTCCCGGCTCCCTGGGGTCACCAGGTCCTGGCCGAGGGCATCTCGACCGCGTTCATTCCGGCCGCGGCGATGGCGCTGCTCGCCCTGATCGTCGCCACTGTGGTGATCCGGGTGCGCAAGAGCGACCTGGAAGCGCTCGCGGGTACCGCGGGTGCGGCCGGGCCGGCGGGCGGCTGACTGGGGGAAGCCGTCCACCGGGGAGGTGGATGCCGGGCCGTCCGACTCGACGAAGCCGGCCCGGTATCCATCACACCCAAGCCGATGCGTTCACCTGAGCCCTAGCCCCACGGTCTATCCGTCACGCCGAGTGAGGCGTGAGGAATCCACAGGTCAGACCGGCAGTCCGGGCGCCCACTCCGGCAGGGGCTCGGTCCGCTGCAGCCACAGGTCCGCCGGAGCGCCACCCAAGCCTGAAGCGACCACTCCGCCCACGATCGCGCACGTCGTATCCATGTCGCCGCCCACCTGGGCCGTCTCCCAGAACGCGCGCTCGAAGTCGCCGAGCCCGCGCGCCGCCGACCACAGGGCGAACGGCACGGTGTCGTGCGCCGTGGTGCGTCGGCCGCAGCCGAGGACCGCGGCCACCGTCCCCGGGTCGCCGTAGTCGAGCATGTCCCTGGCCCGCCGGAGCCCCGCGCCCACCGCACTGCGCGGCACAAGCGCGATCACTCCGTCGAGGAGCGCCTGCGGCGTCGGCGGTCCTGCCGGATCGGCCACGATCGCGGCAGCCGCGGCCACGGCCATGGCCCCGACCACGGCCTCCCGGTGCTGATGCGTCGGATAGGCGGAGATCTCGGCCTGATGGGTGGCCTGCTCCGGATCGTCCGCGTACCAGGCCCCGAGCGGCGCGATCCGCATCGCCGCGCCGTTGCCCCAGGAGCCCTGGCCCTTGAAGAGCGCGGAGGACAGGGAACGCCAGTCGCCGCCCTCGCGGATCTGCCGGAGCAGCCGGTTCACCGCAGGGCCGTAGCCGCGGTCGAAGTCGTGGTGCTCCGCGAAGGACCGGGCGAGCGCGTCCTGCTCGATCCGGTTCTCGGCGGCCAGGACCGCCACTACGGAGCACGCCATTTCGGTGTCGTCGGTCCACTGCCAGATGCCGTCGGGCAGCTCGCGGCGCTTGAGCAGCGGATGGTTGGCGGGCACGAAGAACTGGGAGCCCAGCGCATCCCCCACCGCCAGGCCGCGCAGGCTGGACAGGGCGCGGTCAAGCCGCACATGAGGAGAGGAGTCAGCGGTCATCGCCCTGCCACTCTAACCGGTGACTCCGTAAGGCTCCGGGTCACGCCATCGTTCGAACGGCCGGTCCAAGGTGTATTTGCCGTCCTTCCCGAGAACGAGTGCCCGCGTCTCACCGTTCCTGGGATTCGACAGACATTCGAAGTCGGCGACGGTCCAGTGGAACCAGCGCATGCAGAACAGCCGCATGGTGAGCCCATGGGTGACGAGGAGGACGTTCGAGGGGTGGTCGTGCGCCTCGAAGCTCCGGTACAGACTCTCCAGAAAAGCACCCACACGGTCGTACACGTCAGCCCCGGACTCGCCCTGGGCGAAGCGGTAGAAGAAATGGCCGTACGCGTCGCGGTACGCCTTCTGGAGGCGTACGTCGTCCCGGTCCTGCCAGTTTCCCCAGTCCTGCTCCCGCAGCCGCGGCTCCTCGCGCACCCGTACGAGTTCGGGGTCGAGCCGGAAGGCGCGGAACGTCTGGTGCGTGCGGCGGTAGGGCGACACGTACACGCTCACCTGCTCACGGCCGAACAGCTCCCGCAGGTACTTCCCTGTCTCGTCCGCCTGCCGGTGCCCGGTCTCGGTGAGGGCCAGGGCGTGGTCGGGCTCGCGTTCGTAGACGGTGTCGTCGGCGTTGCCCTCCGACTCGCCGTGCCTGACAAGGACAATGCGCCGCGGTCGTGCCATGCGGAAACCCTAGATCGGGAGGGCCCGGTTCGAGCACCCGTACGGGCTCCATCCGGCGTATGTCACACCGTGGTCGCTCCTGTGGCCGATCCGGATCAGACCGTCCAGGAGGGTTCGAGCTGGACGATGTCGCCCGTGATCCCGGCGATGTCGGTCTCCGTCTGGGCGCGGGTCGAGAGCCGCTCCACGCGTTCGGCCTGGTACTTGCCGTGCTCGGCCACGGAGTGCCACATCGACAGGATCAGGAACTCGTTGCCCGGCGCCTCACCGAACAGTCCGCGCACCATCCCCGGGGAGCCGGCCATCGCGGGGTTCCAGACCTTCTCCTGCATGAGCGCGAAGTGTTCCTCGCGGTCCGCGTGCACCCGGCAGTGCGCGAGGCGCACCGTGTCCGCATCCGTGAAGCGCGGCTCGAAGCCCGTCTTCACGTCGAACCGGTGGTCGAAGAGCTTCACTTGGATGTCTTTGTACGTGCCCGACTGGGCGGCCGCGAGCCGGTCGTGCGAGCGCGCCATGAAGGAGTCGTAGAAGGCACGGCTCTCCCAGAAGCCGAGGACATGAGCCACCCCCGGCCGATTTCTGCTCCAGCCCCCGCCCTGTCCCCGGAATCCCGGCTCCCCCAGAAGCCCCGCCCACTTTCGCTGCCCCCGCTCGAACCCGCGTCGATCGGTCACGGTGCAGCGAATCCACTTGACCAGCACCGCGCCATCGTACGGCCCACGACGTGGGTTAGGTCACGCTCCGGCGTCGCGCATCCTGGTCAGTCGTGCCGCGTCCTCGTCACTCAGTTCGATCCCGAACTCACGGGCGAGAAGGTCCATCAACTCGCCGTCCTGCACGTCCTGTTCGTCCCGGGTCCCGTCCGGCAGCTCGACCGACATCCGCATGTCGATGAGGGAGCGCTGACTGTCGACGGCGGCACGCTGGACGACGGGGCGATGAGTGAAGGCGGACCGCGGATGCGTCGACGTGTAGTGGTTCATCACCACGTAGTCGACGGGATAACGCTCCTCCAGGGTGAAGGCGTATATCTCCTCCCAGCCGCCGGGACGCAAGCCGCACAGGACCAGAACGCCGGCGCCCTCCGGCACGAGGCCGAAGGTCCACGGTCCCTGACGCACCTCGATCCCGTCCCTCAGGGGGATCGGCTCGCGCAGGCCCTGGGCGCCGAAGCCCACGTCGCACAGCCACTCCTGGCCGTCCCCCACGGTGACGCGGGTCAGCATGTGAGTGACCGCGCGAAGCGCCGTGGCGCCCGCCCGGACGCGGGCCCCAAGTCCCTTCACGGGGTAGCCGATTCGCTCCAGAACGGCCGCGAAGAGCAGGTTCTGCTCGTAGCAGTAGCCGCCGCGGCGCTGCCGCACAAGCTTCGCCTGCAAGGCGGAGAGGCTCAGGTCCACCGGCCGCCCGAGCATGATCTCCAGGTTCTCGAACGGGATCGCCGCGATATGCGCCCGGTGCAGCGCGCGCAGCGTGTCCAGGTCCGGTTTGACGTCTCCCGTGAAGCCGATTCGCGCCAAGTAGGCGTCGAGATCAAGGTCTTCCCCGTTCCAGTTCATGGCCACAATCGTAGGACGTAGCGTGTCCGTAGCAGTCATGAGCAGTCAGTGACGAACAGCCGTAACCAGCAGCCGAGAAGGGGGAGTTCGGTGAGCAGCTTCAAGAAAGGGCTCAAGAAGGTCGAGGTCGCGCTGAAATGGGACCCGAG
The DNA window shown above is from Streptomyces sp. NBC_01445 and carries:
- a CDS encoding arylamine N-acetyltransferase family protein — translated: MNWNGEDLDLDAYLARIGFTGDVKPDLDTLRALHRAHIAAIPFENLEIMLGRPVDLSLSALQAKLVRQRRGGYCYEQNLLFAAVLERIGYPVKGLGARVRAGATALRAVTHMLTRVTVGDGQEWLCDVGFGAQGLREPIPLRDGIEVRQGPWTFGLVPEGAGVLVLCGLRPGGWEEIYAFTLEERYPVDYVVMNHYTSTHPRSAFTHRPVVQRAAVDSQRSLIDMRMSVELPDGTRDEQDVQDGELMDLLAREFGIELSDEDAARLTRMRDAGA
- a CDS encoding ADP-ribosylglycohydrolase family protein, whose translation is MTADSSPHVRLDRALSSLRGLAVGDALGSQFFVPANHPLLKRRELPDGIWQWTDDTEMACSVVAVLAAENRIEQDALARSFAEHHDFDRGYGPAVNRLLRQIREGGDWRSLSSALFKGQGSWGNGAAMRIAPLGAWYADDPEQATHQAEISAYPTHQHREAVVGAMAVAAAAAIVADPAGPPTPQALLDGVIALVPRSAVGAGLRRARDMLDYGDPGTVAAVLGCGRRTTAHDTVPFALWSAARGLGDFERAFWETAQVGGDMDTTCAIVGGVVASGLGGAPADLWLQRTEPLPEWAPGLPV
- a CDS encoding histidine phosphatase family protein; this translates as MARPRRIVLVRHGESEGNADDTVYEREPDHALALTETGHRQADETGKYLRELFGREQVSVYVSPYRRTHQTFRAFRLDPELVRVREEPRLREQDWGNWQDRDDVRLQKAYRDAYGHFFYRFAQGESGADVYDRVGAFLESLYRSFEAHDHPSNVLLVTHGLTMRLFCMRWFHWTVADFECLSNPRNGETRALVLGKDGKYTLDRPFERWRDPEPYGVTG
- a CDS encoding YdbC family protein yields the protein MLVKWIRCTVTDRRGFERGQRKWAGLLGEPGFRGQGGGWSRNRPGVAHVLGFWESRAFYDSFMARSHDRLAAAQSGTYKDIQVKLFDHRFDVKTGFEPRFTDADTVRLAHCRVHADREEHFALMQEKVWNPAMAGSPGMVRGLFGEAPGNEFLILSMWHSVAEHGKYQAERVERLSTRAQTETDIAGITGDIVQLEPSWTV